The following are from one region of the Parcubacteria group bacterium genome:
- a CDS encoding tyrosine-type recombinase/integrase, translating to MKKLSSLITDFLEYLEIEKGRAPATLGNYDFYLRRFAQWARDPGPGHITMDAVRRYRLWLNRYQDPKTRQQLSAKTQNYHLIALRSFLKYLARQDIQSLAPEKIELGRQVTREVDFLDADDVERLLGAPMKSDAADIIKLRDKAILETLFSTGLRVSELTALTREMVSLAKDEFTVRGKGGKLRLVFLSDAAKDAIRRYLDKRTGVEGALFISHDRAQKAESRKNSASRALTPRSVQRIVEKHAVAAGITKEITPHTLRHSFATDLLSNGADLRAVQTMLGHESITTTQIYTHVTNKRLKDVYRAYHGTAAAH from the coding sequence ATGAAAAAACTTTCTTCCCTCATCACTGATTTCCTTGAGTACCTTGAGATAGAAAAAGGGCGCGCCCCGGCAACGCTCGGGAATTACGATTTCTACTTGCGGCGCTTTGCGCAGTGGGCGCGCGACCCCGGCCCGGGGCACATCACCATGGACGCGGTGCGCAGGTACCGGCTCTGGCTCAACCGCTACCAGGACCCGAAAACCCGCCAGCAGCTTTCCGCTAAAACCCAGAACTACCACCTGATTGCCCTGCGGAGTTTTTTGAAGTACCTCGCGCGCCAGGACATCCAGTCCTTGGCTCCCGAAAAAATTGAGCTCGGCCGCCAGGTGACCAGGGAGGTTGATTTTTTGGACGCTGATGACGTGGAGCGCCTGCTCGGCGCTCCTATGAAATCCGATGCAGCGGACATCATCAAGCTGCGCGACAAGGCGATTCTTGAAACGCTGTTCTCAACCGGCTTGCGCGTTTCGGAACTGACTGCATTGACGCGCGAAATGGTTAGCCTCGCCAAGGATGAATTCACGGTGCGCGGCAAAGGCGGAAAGCTGCGCCTCGTGTTTCTATCTGATGCGGCCAAAGACGCCATCAGGCGCTACTTGGACAAGCGGACCGGCGTTGAGGGAGCGCTCTTTATCTCGCACGACCGCGCGCAAAAAGCCGAGTCAAGAAAAAACAGCGCATCGCGCGCGCTGACCCCGCGGTCCGTGCAGCGCATCGTGGAAAAGCATGCCGTTGCCGCGGGCATCACAAAAGAAATCACTCCCCACACCCTGCGGCACTCGTTTGCCACTGACCTGCTCTCAAACGGCGCGGACCTGCGCGCGGTGCAAACCATGCTCGGGCACGAATCAATCACCACCACCCAGATTTACACGCACGTCACCAATAAACGGCTCAAAGACGTCTACCGCGCGTACCACGGAACAGCGGCCGCGCATTGA
- a CDS encoding thioredoxin domain-containing protein produces MALSTKQSFLAGIGAALAVFFVVGFFVLLIMVLRTEEAPAPQAANPSAVAGNAAPEAPAINFAPVTDSDWMRGNPEAGVTIVEYSDLECPYCKSFHPEISQAVDEYKDRVRWVYRHFPLTSIHPKAPKEAEAAECAGELGGNDGFWAFIDRVFEVTPSNNGLDVDELPDIAEYAGIDRADFTACLESGRWAEKVQQQANDAVVAGGQGTPYSVIVTPDGEKIPVNGSVSYAQLKSFFDSVLN; encoded by the coding sequence ATGGCACTCTCAACCAAACAGAGCTTCCTGGCGGGCATTGGCGCGGCTTTGGCCGTATTTTTCGTGGTCGGCTTTTTTGTGCTCCTCATCATGGTTTTACGCACAGAAGAAGCTCCTGCTCCGCAGGCGGCAAACCCGTCCGCGGTTGCCGGGAATGCGGCACCCGAGGCTCCGGCCATCAATTTCGCCCCGGTCACGGATTCGGATTGGATGCGCGGAAACCCCGAAGCCGGAGTTACCATTGTTGAGTACTCGGACCTTGAGTGCCCGTACTGCAAGAGCTTCCATCCCGAAATTTCCCAGGCCGTTGACGAATACAAAGACCGCGTGCGTTGGGTGTACCGCCATTTTCCTTTGACCTCAATCCACCCCAAGGCTCCAAAAGAAGCTGAAGCAGCAGAGTGCGCGGGCGAGCTCGGAGGCAATGACGGGTTCTGGGCGTTTATTGACCGCGTGTTTGAGGTGACCCCTTCCAATAACGGGCTTGATGTGGACGAGCTCCCGGATATTGCCGAGTACGCAGGCATTGACCGCGCGGATTTTACCGCGTGCCTTGAGTCCGGCCGCTGGGCCGAGAAAGTGCAGCAGCAGGCCAATGACGCGGTTGTTGCGGGCGGGCAGGGCACGCCCTACTCCGTGATCGTGACCCCGGACGGGGAAAAGATTCCCGTGAACGGATCAGTTTCCTACGCCCAGCTCAAGTCGTTTTTTGATTCGGTACTGAACTAA
- the rny gene encoding ribonuclease Y, producing the protein MNPFILIGIVAAVAGGFVLGYIVRKLAATRSVSSAEARAEQIIQEAKSKEKEVLLEAKDRALAVIEEAKRDEETRRREVMASQDRLEKRESLFDQKLLDLEGKQTALAEKDKQLDAAKEQIQAIKVQQMEKLEKVAGLSQEEAKNVLLENIEIRAKDDLLTRLRKLDEVGSDEWDEKARQLLSLAMERCASNHAVETTTTSLTLPSDEMKGRIIGKEGRNIKTLEQLTGVEVIIDETPLTLMISGFSPIRRHLAKKALERLMVDGRIHPGRIEETVEQAKKEIAVDMKKAGEAAAYDAGVAGLHPKLVQIIGRLKYRTSYGQNVLSHSVEIAHLSVLLAEELGANVELARKGGLLHDIGKAVDHEIEGGHPKIGYDICKKFGLPEEVAQICLTHHDDHPAQLETVIVKVADAVSGARPGARKDTYEQYLQRLGELEDIATGFEGVEKAYAIQAGREIRVFVTPGKVDDFRAHELAREIADRIEAELKYPGEIKVNVIRETRVIEYAR; encoded by the coding sequence ATGAACCCATTTATTCTCATAGGAATCGTCGCAGCAGTAGCGGGCGGTTTTGTGTTGGGATACATTGTGCGCAAGCTCGCGGCCACGCGGAGCGTGTCTTCGGCAGAGGCGCGGGCAGAGCAGATTATCCAGGAGGCGAAATCAAAAGAAAAAGAAGTCCTGCTTGAGGCCAAGGACCGCGCTTTGGCAGTGATTGAAGAGGCAAAGCGGGACGAGGAAACGCGCAGGCGCGAGGTTATGGCGAGCCAGGACAGGCTGGAAAAGCGGGAGAGCCTGTTTGACCAGAAGCTTTTGGATTTGGAAGGCAAGCAGACCGCGCTCGCGGAAAAGGATAAGCAGCTGGATGCGGCCAAAGAGCAGATCCAGGCAATCAAGGTCCAGCAGATGGAGAAGCTGGAAAAAGTTGCCGGCCTTTCGCAGGAGGAAGCCAAGAACGTGCTGCTTGAGAACATAGAGATCCGCGCCAAGGATGACTTGCTCACGAGGCTGCGCAAGCTGGATGAGGTAGGGAGCGACGAGTGGGACGAGAAAGCGCGCCAGCTCTTGTCCTTGGCAATGGAGCGGTGCGCATCCAACCACGCCGTAGAAACCACGACCACATCTTTGACTTTGCCGTCTGATGAAATGAAGGGCCGCATCATCGGAAAAGAGGGCCGCAACATCAAGACCCTTGAGCAGCTCACCGGCGTTGAGGTGATTATTGATGAGACCCCGCTGACGCTCATGATTTCCGGCTTCTCGCCGATCCGCAGGCACTTGGCCAAGAAAGCGCTGGAGCGCTTGATGGTTGACGGCCGCATCCACCCGGGCCGCATTGAGGAGACCGTGGAGCAGGCCAAAAAGGAAATTGCGGTTGACATGAAAAAGGCGGGCGAGGCGGCGGCCTACGACGCCGGGGTTGCGGGTTTGCACCCCAAGCTCGTGCAGATCATCGGCCGCTTGAAGTACCGCACATCCTACGGCCAGAACGTGCTGTCCCATTCTGTTGAAATCGCGCACCTGTCCGTATTGCTGGCCGAAGAGCTGGGCGCCAACGTTGAGCTCGCGCGCAAGGGCGGACTCTTGCACGACATCGGTAAAGCCGTTGACCACGAGATTGAGGGCGGGCATCCCAAGATCGGGTATGACATCTGCAAGAAGTTCGGCCTGCCCGAAGAGGTTGCGCAGATTTGCCTCACGCACCACGACGACCACCCGGCCCAGCTTGAGACCGTGATCGTGAAAGTCGCGGACGCGGTTTCGGGCGCGCGCCCGGGCGCGCGCAAGGACACGTACGAGCAGTACCTCCAGCGCCTCGGCGAGCTGGAAGACATTGCAACCGGATTTGAGGGCGTGGAAAAGGCGTACGCCATCCAGGCGGGCCGCGAAATCCGCGTGTTCGTGACTCCGGGCAAGGTGGATGATTTCCGTGCGCACGAGCTGGCCCGCGAGATTGCGGATCGGATTGAGGCGGAGCTTAAGTACCCGGGCGAGATCAAAGTGAACGTGATCCGCGAAACCCGTGTCATAGAGTACGCGCGCTAA
- the clpP gene encoding ATP-dependent Clp endopeptidase proteolytic subunit ClpP, with amino-acid sequence MPQEPHNFHLIPTVIEKSHAGERAYDIYSRLLKERIIFLGSGIYDDLANTVIAQLLFLDSQGQEKDIKMYINSPGGSVTAGLAIYDTMQYVTSDVSTICVGIAASMAATLLASGAKGKRFSLPNSEVMLHQVMGGAEGQASDIKIRAEHILKLHARLNQILAKHTGQDIAKIEKDTDRDFFMTAEEAKQYGLVDKIIE; translated from the coding sequence ATGCCACAGGAACCGCATAATTTTCACCTGATCCCGACCGTCATTGAAAAGTCGCACGCAGGGGAGCGGGCGTACGACATCTACTCGCGCCTCTTAAAGGAGCGCATCATATTCCTGGGTTCGGGCATTTACGATGATCTTGCAAACACGGTCATTGCCCAGCTTTTGTTTTTGGATTCTCAAGGACAGGAAAAGGACATCAAGATGTACATCAACTCTCCGGGGGGCTCGGTCACGGCCGGGCTTGCCATCTACGACACCATGCAGTACGTTACGTCCGACGTCTCAACCATCTGCGTGGGGATCGCGGCGTCCATGGCAGCCACACTGCTCGCATCCGGCGCAAAAGGCAAGCGCTTTAGCCTTCCGAACTCCGAGGTCATGCTGCACCAGGTCATGGGGGGCGCCGAGGGCCAGGCATCGGACATCAAAATCCGGGCCGAGCACATCTTAAAGCTGCACGCACGCCTCAATCAGATTTTGGCGAAACACACGGGCCAGGACATCGCCAAAATTGAGAAGGACACGGACCGCGATTTTTTTATGACCGCGGAAGAGGCCAAGCAGTACGGATTGGTTGATAAAATCATTGAATAG
- a CDS encoding bifunctional oligoribonuclease/PAP phosphatase NrnA — MREEFAQFKQALERYAPIALITHKRPDGDAIGSLLALASYVVRLGAPVQSYCVDEVPGALKFLPGADTIRKPGDDFWKQASAVVMVDCGDLSMAGTTLRDELAGRVVLNIDHHLSNPRYGTVNVVFEKRAATAEILYQFFVEDGFAIDKNTATCLLAGVYTDTDAFTNLGTTPESLAVSSELLKLGANFKDLTANTMRNKSLASLKLWGRALERLRLDPKKGIAVTVLRHSDFAECSAEPDDAEGVASLLNHLADVKMSMLLRELPDGTVKGSLRTTHELIDVSQIAKLMGGGGHAKAAGFTVKGTITETEHGWKIIE; from the coding sequence ATGCGAGAAGAGTTTGCCCAATTCAAACAAGCGCTTGAGCGCTATGCGCCAATTGCGCTCATCACACACAAGCGGCCGGACGGGGACGCCATTGGCTCGCTTTTGGCGCTCGCTTCCTACGTTGTGCGCCTGGGCGCGCCGGTCCAGAGCTACTGCGTTGACGAAGTGCCGGGAGCGCTGAAGTTCCTGCCCGGCGCGGACACCATACGAAAGCCGGGGGATGATTTTTGGAAGCAGGCTTCTGCGGTGGTCATGGTTGACTGCGGGGACTTGAGCATGGCCGGTACTACCCTCCGCGACGAGCTTGCCGGGCGCGTGGTCCTGAACATTGACCACCACCTAAGCAACCCGCGGTACGGAACTGTGAATGTGGTGTTTGAGAAGCGCGCCGCAACCGCGGAGATTTTGTACCAGTTTTTCGTTGAGGATGGATTCGCGATTGATAAGAATACAGCAACCTGCCTTTTGGCCGGGGTGTATACGGACACGGACGCGTTTACTAATTTAGGCACCACGCCCGAATCACTGGCAGTCTCGTCAGAGTTATTGAAACTCGGCGCGAACTTTAAGGACCTTACGGCCAACACCATGCGCAACAAGTCCCTGGCGTCCCTCAAGCTCTGGGGACGCGCCCTGGAGCGCTTGCGCTTGGATCCCAAGAAGGGCATTGCCGTGACCGTGCTGCGGCATAGCGATTTTGCCGAGTGCAGCGCAGAACCGGATGATGCCGAAGGCGTGGCATCACTACTCAACCATTTGGCGGACGTCAAGATGTCCATGCTCCTGCGCGAGCTGCCGGACGGCACCGTGAAAGGCTCCCTGCGCACGACCCATGAATTGATTGATGTGTCGCAAATTGCTAAACTGATGGGCGGAGGAGGCCACGCCAAAGCAGCGGGCTTTACCGTCAAGGGCACCATTACGGAAACGGAACACGGCTGGAAAATAATTGAATAA
- a CDS encoding translation initiation factor IF-2 → MNVTELARQLGTTRTELLEKLPELGFDIGLRAIKVDTAQAERIKRAWGEAARHERLREKMDKQATVRQAAEARKDAPQRELAVPEKISVNDLAQKLGTAVPHLIGYLMKQGIMASLNEQIDFETASIVAEDYGFKAVRGQAAATAAEAGRETLRDLKAKRREAKAGSVRPPVVVVMGHVDHGKTTLLDAIRKTNVVAGESGGITQHIGAYQVEEKGRIITFLDTPGHEAFKAMRERGGQVADVAILVVAADDGLKPQTLESINVIQKENLPFVVAINKIDKPGADVDRVKKELTEINLNPEDWGGKVVTAQVSAKKGEGIHELLDMVLLVADLETFTADASKAAQGVIIESHVDRGEGPVATVLVHEGTLRVGDSVVIGETFGKIKALKDWNGGNIDAATPSMPAKILGLKSTPSVGDILNVGEVGRAMRKKSTKQYHLVDTGEAATPIEKAPKGSASSRLSGGEAAGQEGDKPKVPEFSVIIKADVLGSLEAFIASLKHLERPDVRVAILKQGLGNITESDVLLAEAEHAVIYGFSVQLSPEAKQASYNRKSEIKISKIIYELLDDAAARLKQFIKTEIVEVPQGDFEVLKVFKDSKAESIIGGRVKRAPITASAKFRLLRNGDPIDEGKIMELQQNKQPMPELKEGIEGGMKVAGARGFREGDILNCFVEEERVVK, encoded by the coding sequence ATGAACGTAACGGAACTCGCGCGGCAACTCGGCACCACCAGGACAGAGCTTTTGGAAAAACTTCCGGAGCTTGGCTTTGACATTGGCCTGCGCGCCATTAAAGTGGACACGGCCCAGGCAGAGCGCATCAAGCGCGCCTGGGGCGAGGCGGCGCGGCACGAGCGCTTGCGCGAAAAAATGGACAAGCAGGCAACGGTCCGCCAGGCCGCGGAAGCGCGCAAGGACGCCCCGCAGAGAGAGCTCGCGGTCCCCGAAAAAATTTCCGTCAACGACCTCGCGCAGAAGCTCGGCACCGCCGTGCCGCACCTCATCGGGTATTTGATGAAGCAGGGCATCATGGCGAGCTTGAACGAGCAGATTGACTTTGAAACCGCGTCAATCGTTGCCGAGGACTACGGGTTCAAGGCTGTGCGGGGCCAAGCCGCCGCAACAGCAGCCGAAGCGGGCAGAGAGACTTTGCGCGACCTTAAGGCAAAGCGCAGGGAAGCTAAGGCAGGTTCGGTCCGGCCGCCCGTGGTGGTGGTCATGGGACATGTTGACCACGGCAAAACCACGCTCCTGGACGCGATCCGCAAAACCAATGTGGTGGCAGGCGAGTCCGGCGGCATCACCCAGCACATCGGCGCGTACCAAGTGGAAGAGAAAGGCCGCATCATCACCTTCCTGGATACGCCCGGGCACGAGGCATTCAAGGCCATGCGCGAGCGGGGCGGCCAGGTGGCTGACGTTGCCATTCTCGTGGTTGCGGCGGACGACGGCCTCAAGCCCCAGACATTGGAATCCATCAACGTGATACAGAAAGAGAATCTGCCGTTCGTGGTTGCCATCAACAAAATAGACAAGCCCGGGGCTGATGTTGACCGCGTCAAGAAAGAGCTCACCGAAATCAACCTGAACCCCGAGGACTGGGGCGGCAAGGTGGTGACTGCCCAGGTGTCCGCCAAAAAGGGCGAGGGCATCCACGAGCTTTTGGACATGGTGCTTTTGGTGGCTGATTTGGAAACCTTTACCGCGGACGCCTCCAAAGCGGCGCAGGGCGTTATCATTGAGTCCCACGTGGACCGCGGCGAAGGGCCGGTTGCCACGGTCTTGGTGCACGAGGGCACGTTGCGGGTCGGGGATAGCGTGGTCATCGGCGAAACCTTCGGCAAGATCAAGGCGCTCAAAGACTGGAACGGCGGGAACATTGATGCGGCAACGCCCTCCATGCCCGCTAAAATTTTGGGCTTAAAGAGCACGCCTTCAGTGGGGGACATCCTGAACGTGGGCGAGGTTGGCAGGGCCATGCGCAAGAAGAGCACCAAGCAGTACCACTTGGTTGATACTGGAGAAGCTGCCACGCCTATTGAAAAGGCCCCGAAGGGTTCTGCTTCTTCCCGCCTCTCCGGCGGGGAGGCGGCGGGCCAGGAGGGCGACAAGCCAAAGGTTCCGGAGTTCAGCGTGATCATCAAAGCGGACGTGCTCGGCTCGCTGGAGGCGTTCATCGCGTCCCTCAAGCATCTGGAGCGCCCGGACGTGCGCGTCGCAATCCTCAAGCAGGGCTTGGGCAACATCACGGAGTCGGACGTGCTGCTCGCGGAAGCCGAACATGCCGTGATTTACGGATTCAGCGTTCAGCTTTCCCCGGAGGCAAAGCAGGCGAGCTACAACCGGAAATCCGAAATTAAAATTTCCAAAATCATTTACGAGCTTTTGGATGATGCGGCCGCGCGCCTCAAGCAGTTCATAAAAACCGAGATCGTGGAAGTGCCGCAGGGCGACTTTGAGGTACTCAAGGTGTTCAAGGATTCCAAGGCCGAGTCCATCATCGGCGGACGGGTCAAGCGCGCGCCCATTACTGCGTCTGCGAAATTTAGGCTGCTGCGGAACGGAGACCCCATTGATGAGGGAAAAATTATGGAGCTCCAGCAGAACAAACAGCCCATGCCTGAACTGAAAGAGGGCATTGAAGGCGGCATGAAGGTGGCAGGGGCGCGCGGGTTCCGCGAGGGCGATATTTTGAACTGTTTTGTTGAAGAAGAGCGCGTGGTGAAGTAG
- a CDS encoding GreA/GreB family elongation factor encodes MRVPIRKSEKYTHPSVDPHMTREKFDELSSKLSRMKQSRPALVKEVARLAENGDFSENAEYQIAKGKLRGLNRAMEEIKSHLNQAVIITPGSANGAVHLGSTVTVESNRSQKAFRILGSSEAKPESGIISYQSPIGAALMGKRAGDEAIIKTKNGETRYRVVRVE; translated from the coding sequence ATGAGAGTACCCATCCGCAAGTCCGAAAAGTACACGCACCCCTCCGTTGATCCGCACATGACGCGGGAGAAATTTGATGAGCTTTCATCAAAGCTTAGCCGCATGAAGCAGTCGCGCCCGGCGCTCGTGAAAGAAGTGGCCCGCCTTGCGGAGAACGGGGATTTTTCCGAGAACGCGGAATACCAGATTGCCAAGGGCAAGCTGCGCGGATTGAACCGTGCCATGGAGGAAATCAAATCGCACCTGAACCAGGCTGTCATCATCACTCCGGGTTCCGCAAACGGCGCCGTGCACCTGGGCAGCACCGTGACGGTTGAATCAAACCGAAGCCAAAAGGCGTTCCGCATCCTGGGTTCGTCCGAAGCCAAGCCCGAGAGCGGGATTATTTCCTATCAGTCGCCAATCGGTGCGGCGCTTATGGGAAAGCGCGCAGGGGATGAGGCAATCATCAAAACAAAAAACGGCGAAACAAGGTATCGCGTGGTGCGCGTTGAATAG